In Thermococcus camini, a genomic segment contains:
- a CDS encoding ABC transporter ATP-binding protein — protein sequence MSGPLLRVENLKKYFPIKRNILETLRKAPVRYVKAVDGISFEIARGEVLALIGESGCGKTTAGRTVLRLIEPTDGRIIFDGTDITKLSREEMRPFRRRMQIIFQDPYASLSPRMKIGDAIAHPLLVHGLAEKEEAREFALKMLKRVGLTPEDEFYDRYPHHLSGGQRQRVVIARAMILKPEFVVADEAVSMIDVSMRASILELLESFRKEYNLSQLFITHDIAVGKLIADRIAVMYLGKIVEIGPTDEVLKNPAHPYTMALIQAVPSIARRKKEKKLKITGEVPNAANPPRGCRFHPRCPFASETCIAHEPELVEISHNHFVACHHPLR from the coding sequence ATGAGCGGGCCACTGCTTCGCGTTGAGAATCTGAAGAAATACTTCCCGATCAAGAGGAACATCCTGGAGACCCTTAGGAAGGCCCCGGTCCGGTACGTCAAGGCGGTTGACGGCATCAGCTTCGAGATAGCCAGGGGGGAGGTTTTAGCCCTCATCGGCGAGAGCGGTTGCGGTAAAACGACCGCCGGAAGGACGGTTCTGAGGCTTATAGAACCAACCGACGGCAGGATAATCTTCGACGGGACTGATATAACGAAGCTCTCCCGCGAGGAGATGAGACCCTTCAGGCGGAGAATGCAGATAATCTTCCAGGACCCCTACGCCAGCCTGAGCCCCAGGATGAAGATCGGCGATGCGATAGCCCATCCGCTCCTCGTCCACGGACTGGCCGAGAAGGAGGAAGCGAGGGAGTTTGCCCTAAAAATGCTCAAACGCGTTGGTCTAACGCCAGAGGATGAGTTCTACGACCGCTATCCCCACCACCTGAGCGGCGGCCAGAGACAGCGCGTTGTTATAGCCAGGGCGATGATACTCAAACCGGAGTTCGTGGTGGCTGATGAAGCTGTTTCGATGATAGACGTTTCCATGAGGGCATCGATCCTGGAGCTTCTCGAATCGTTCAGGAAGGAGTACAACCTGAGCCAGCTCTTCATAACCCACGACATAGCGGTCGGCAAGCTCATAGCGGACAGGATAGCGGTGATGTACCTTGGAAAAATAGTCGAGATCGGCCCGACCGATGAGGTTCTGAAGAACCCGGCGCATCCCTACACCATGGCCCTCATCCAGGCGGTTCCATCGATAGCGCGCAGGAAGAAGGAGAAGAAGCTCAAGATAACGGGGGAGGTTCCCAACGCCGCCAACCCGCCGAGGGGATGCCGCTTCCATCCCAGGTGTCCATTCGCGAGTGAGACCTGCATAGCCCACGAGCCGGAGCTGGTGGAGATAAGCCACAACCACTTCGTTGCCTGCCATCACCCGCTCCGCTGA
- a CDS encoding HEPN domain-containing protein, translated as MHYEEVETLLRRSEDYLELANEAFEREKYDTAVFLVEQALQLYLKAVIIKYSDVRLRTHSIRELLKGVGDALEAEDEIAEFIRQNRGPLRELEDAYTKARYEPRIYYREDAQDLMEFALKVRDFVEGLVDAFERRIEE; from the coding sequence ATGCACTACGAAGAAGTTGAGACGCTCTTAAGACGCTCTGAGGACTACCTTGAGCTGGCAAATGAAGCCTTTGAAAGGGAGAAGTACGATACGGCTGTTTTTCTAGTCGAGCAGGCCCTTCAGCTCTACCTCAAGGCGGTGATAATAAAGTACTCCGATGTGAGGCTCAGAACCCACTCGATAAGGGAATTATTGAAGGGAGTTGGCGATGCGCTGGAAGCGGAGGATGAGATCGCCGAGTTCATAAGGCAAAACAGGGGACCCCTCAGGGAACTGGAAGATGCCTATACAAAGGCCCGCTACGAGCCGAGAATCTACTACCGCGAAGACGCCCAGGATTTGATGGAATTCGCACTGAAGGTTAGGGACTTCGTGGAGGGACTTGTTGATGCGTTCGAGAGAAGAATTGAGGAGTAA
- a CDS encoding nucleotidyltransferase domain-containing protein, with translation MRSREELRSKLIRRGRKRYLVIKNYRKYLPSIKRACEEVFGECEVYVFGSVLTGRFTAGSDVDLLIKVEKVPESLKERARLEIEIEKLANLPDYHPFEFHIVDEKGFRRYVEVLKVSPVKVEELL, from the coding sequence ATGCGTTCGAGAGAAGAATTGAGGAGTAAGCTTATCAGGCGGGGCAGAAAACGCTACCTCGTGATAAAGAACTACCGGAAGTATTTGCCCTCCATAAAGCGGGCCTGTGAAGAGGTCTTTGGAGAGTGCGAGGTCTATGTCTTTGGGAGCGTTCTGACCGGAAGGTTTACCGCCGGAAGCGACGTTGACCTGCTGATAAAGGTGGAGAAAGTCCCCGAGAGCCTGAAAGAGCGGGCGAGACTTGAAATCGAGATTGAAAAGCTCGCAAATCTGCCGGATTACCATCCCTTCGAGTTCCACATCGTTGATGAGAAGGGGTTCAGAAGATACGTCGAGGTTTTAAAGGTCAGCCCAGTCAAAGTCGAGGAACTTTTATAA
- a CDS encoding MBL fold metallo-hydrolase, whose product MIVYFIGTGGSEGIPAHLCTCQTCNEARKFGFAQRRPSTLAIITERGKAVLFDVGTDIRDFLNVPLEAIFLTHWHHDHIYGLYKLRWMALETPLYAPEGHADALILNEPKNLQPRTIKPFERVELDTLRITALKLNHQVETLGYLIEEDGKSVAILYDTKGLPEETWEFLKAKAPLRLAVVDATYPPGFNDPYHNNVDEAAEIGIKLAERTVLSHISHKNLPFLQLTEYVRKRWRNKVLVAYDGMVFYV is encoded by the coding sequence ATGATAGTTTACTTCATCGGTACCGGCGGAAGCGAGGGCATTCCAGCTCATCTCTGCACCTGTCAGACCTGCAACGAAGCCAGAAAGTTCGGTTTTGCCCAGAGAAGGCCCTCAACGCTGGCCATCATAACCGAAAGGGGAAAAGCGGTTCTCTTCGACGTTGGAACCGACATAAGGGACTTCCTGAACGTCCCGTTGGAGGCTATTTTCCTCACCCACTGGCACCACGACCACATCTACGGCCTCTACAAGCTCAGATGGATGGCACTTGAAACCCCGCTCTACGCTCCAGAGGGACACGCAGACGCGTTAATCCTCAACGAACCCAAGAACCTTCAGCCAAGAACGATAAAGCCCTTCGAGAGGGTTGAACTCGACACCCTTAGAATCACCGCCCTAAAGCTCAACCATCAGGTTGAGACCCTCGGCTACCTCATCGAGGAGGACGGAAAGAGCGTTGCGATACTCTACGACACCAAGGGCCTTCCGGAGGAGACGTGGGAGTTTTTAAAAGCCAAGGCCCCGCTCAGGCTTGCCGTAGTTGATGCCACCTATCCGCCGGGCTTTAATGACCCGTATCACAACAACGTTGATGAAGCCGCAGAAATCGGCATCAAGCTCGCCGAGAGAACCGTCCTCAGCCACATCTCCCACAAGAACCTGCCGTTCCTCCAGCTAACCGAGTACGTAAGGAAGAGGTGGAGGAACAAAGTCCTCGTCGCCTACGACGGCATGGTGTTCTACGTCTAA
- a CDS encoding Mut7-C RNAse domain-containing protein yields MRFIADMMLGRLARWLRLYGYDTLYGVEDDDEILRVALAENRVLLTRDSALAKRAEKLGIKSILLNSNSLEGQVEELRRFGVEFRELFPANARCPKCNGPIRPASKGEVEGRVPESVYERYDEFYVCQNCGQIYWPGRQWREMLKIDRKLRKNQRSG; encoded by the coding sequence ATGAGGTTCATAGCGGACATGATGCTTGGAAGACTCGCGAGGTGGCTCCGGCTGTATGGTTACGATACCCTTTATGGGGTGGAAGACGACGATGAGATACTCCGGGTTGCCTTGGCTGAGAACCGGGTTCTCCTGACAAGGGACTCTGCCCTCGCAAAGAGGGCCGAAAAGCTGGGGATTAAGTCAATCCTCCTCAACTCGAATTCCCTTGAGGGGCAGGTTGAGGAACTCAGGCGTTTTGGTGTGGAGTTCAGGGAGCTCTTTCCAGCGAATGCACGCTGTCCCAAATGCAACGGACCGATAAGGCCGGCCTCTAAGGGGGAGGTTGAAGGTAGGGTTCCGGAGAGCGTTTACGAGCGCTATGACGAGTTCTACGTCTGCCAGAACTGCGGTCAGATATACTGGCCCGGGAGGCAGTGGCGGGAGATGCTGAAAATAGACCGGAAATTAAGAAAAAATCAGCGGAGCGGGTGA